The stretch of DNA CACGAACCTGCTGAACCCGTTCTGGGCGATCCCGCTGCTGGCGATCACGCGAATCAAGGCTCGTGAGATGTTCGGCTACGCCATCGTGATGATGCTCGCGCTCTTCCCGTTCCTGGCAGCGGTCCTGTACCTGCTGCCGTACGAAGCGCTGGCGTTCTGAACACGAACAGCTACTCTCCGTTGCTTTTTTCGGCGATCGGTTCCGTCAGAAGCCTGCCACAACTGGAGTTCGAAAGCTGACGACACGATCCGTTTCGATCAGGCAGTCCACGTATCGCCCCACTCCGACTGGGGAATCGTAACCCGGTCCTGTTCACCCTCTCCGTCGACGGGTTCGACGACGATTGCCTGTATCTTCCCGACGGAACTCGTCTCCTTCTCGACGACTCTGTACTCGCCAGTGTCGGTTCCTTCGACGTTCCGGATGATGTCGCCGACCTCCATCGAACTAATGTCTTCCATCGTCGGGACAATCGACTGTCATTCGCTTAAGTCCGCCGGGCGTTCCGACCCGATGGGAGAGTATAGTAACAACTGCAACTATTTACACACTGATCGCACAGCTGTCGTGCGATCAGGTGTGCATTGACTTGCAGTGGCTACTATATTCGCATCGATCCTGGATCTGTGCGTATTCACGATTCGATCGATTACTGACCGCTCGAGCCGATTTTTACTTTCACTTTCGGGAAATCTTTTAACCACAGTCGCGGTGAACGTGGTAGCATGAGTCAAGCGACGCTCGGCGACGACGACGAACTGTTCGGCGAAGCGGCCAACGAGATGCGCGAGGACGTCGAGGCCTCGCTCGAGGAAGCGTGGGCAGCGTTGCCCGCGGCCGACGACGTCTGGGAGACCGACGCCGACAACGTCCTGGGCGTGCTCAACGGTCTCAACTCCGCGCTCGATGCCGGCAACGCCGAGGACCACCTCCGGGACGCCAAGAAGTGGTTCACCATGGGCAAGCGAGCCGACGCCTTCGAGGACGCCGACGACCTCGAGGCTGAGATCGCCGACCTCGAGGATGCGATCGAGGACATCGCTGCCGCCGGCGAGCAGGTCGGCGAACTGACCTCGACGATCCCCGCGCTTCGCGGTACGCTCGAGGAAGCCGGTCCCGACGAGAACGCTGACGAGAGCGACGACGAGGAGTGACGTAGCGGTCCGTCGTCGCTCGTCGACTACTTTACTTCCGGCCGCGAGACGTCTCGCTCGGCGACCGCCTCGAGCAGTTTCGCCAGCGCTGCACTCGCCAGTTCCAGTAACTCTTCGCCTCGATCGGCGTCTCCTTGCCGTGGATCACCGACGACGCCGTTGTCGGAAAACTCCGCGGAGTCGTAGGCCAGGTTCGCGTAACTGACCCATTCCCCCCAGCCGTCGGCAGCTCCCTCGCTCGCCTCGTCGATACGATCCTCCCGGACGAGGTCGGGTACGATGTGTCGGGCCAGCGCCGTCTCGAGCGGCCCGCCGTGGCCCATGTCGCTCGAGTGGTCGCCGACGGCGTCGAACCAGGTGAACGGGACCGCGTAGGCGTCGCCGTCCCTGGTGAGCCGCGCGCCGACTTCGCGCAGGGCATCGACGTTCCCGCCGTGGCCGTTGACGAGGACGACCCGTTCGAAGCCGTGCGAGGCGAGGCTCCCGACCGACTCGCGGACGTAGCTCCGGAAGGTATCCGCCGAAACCCACATCGTCCCTGGGAACTGGCGGTGTTCCTCGGCGACGCCGATCGGGATCGCCGGCGCGCGGACGACCTCGCGATCGATCCGCTCACAGCCGGCGTCGGCGATCGCTTCGGCGGTCAGGACGTCCGTACCGAGCGGCGCGTGCGGGCCGTGCTGTTCGGTGCTGCCGACGGGGACGACCGCGAGATCGGTCTCGCAGTCGCGGACGTCGGTCCAGGTCGCGTCCGTGAGGTGCATACGGGAGGACTCCGGCCGTGCGGACATGAAACCACCGACCCGGGCACCGTGGCGAGCGCAGGCTCAACGGGTTTGGTGCTGGTTGCTCTGTACCCGACTATGACCGACGATAGCCGCGAGCTCGGCGTCGAGTTCGGCGACCTGGGCGACGACCTCGAGGACGTCGAGTATCCGATCAGTCAGGACGACCTCCTCGACGAACACGGCGACCGCGAGATCGACTTCGGCGAGGAGACGATGAACCTCGAGGAACTGATCGGTCCGTTGAACGAAGACGAGTACGCCTCCTACGACGAAGTCCAGCAGGCGATTATGAATATGGTCGGCGACGAGGCGATCGGACGGAAGAATTACAGCGACCGGACGCCGCCCGCGATCGGCGAGGATCGCCAGGACGAGGGTGCGCCGGACCAGGAAGGCCAGCGCGAACAGGAGTCGTTCTAGTTTTAGTCGTCGTCACCGGCGTCGACGTCGATTTCCGTCCGCGCCTGTCGGCGCTGGGCTCGTTCGATGAACTCCTGTGGTAACTCGTCGATCTCGCCGGCCTGAACGCCCCAGAGGTGCGAGTAGAGTCCTTCGTTCTCGAGCAGTTCCTCGTGCGTTCCCCGTTCGACGATCTCTCCGCCCTCCAGAACGAGGATCGTGTCGGCGTCTTTGATCGTCGACAGCCGGTGGGCGATAGCGAAGGTCGTCCGGTCTTCGGCGAGTTCGTCGATCGATCGCTGGATGAGCATCTCCGTCTCGGTGTCGACGTCGCTGGTCGCCTCGTCCAGAACGAGAATGTCGGGGTCTTTGAGGATCGCACGAGCGATCGAGATCCGCTGGCGCTGCCCGCCAGAGAGCTTGACGCCGCGCTCGCCGACCTCGGTGTCGTAGCCGTCCGGGAGGTTCTGGATGAAGTCGTGGGCTTCAGCCATCTTCGCGGCCTCGACTACCTCCTCGCGATCGGCGTCGAACGTGCCGTACGTGATGTTCTCCTCGACGGTGCCGTAGAACAGGAACGTATCCTGGCCGACGTACCCCATCGACCGCCGGAGACTCGAGAGTGAGACGTCCCGGACGTCCTGGCCGTCGATCAGGATTTCGCCCTCGTCGACGTCGTACAGCCGGAGCAGGAGTTTCAACACGGTCGATTTCCCGGCTCCGGTCGGACCGACGAGCGCGACCGTATCGCCGCCGTCGGCTTCGAACGAGATGTCGTCGATGATCCGCTCGCTCTCGTCGTAGCCGAAGTCGACGTTCTCGTACTCGACGCGGCCGTCGTAGACCTCGAGTTCGTTCGCCTCCTCGTCGCGTTCGATCCGGCCCTCCTCGTCCATCAACCCGAAGATGCGCTCGCTCGAGGCCTCCGCGCGCTGGTACATGTTGATGACCTGGCCAAACTGGGCCATGGGCCAGACGAGTTGCTGAGTGTACATGATAAAGGCGACGAAGACGCCGGTCTCGAGCGTGCCAGTGAATGGGCCGGGCGCACTCTCCATGAACACCCAGTAGCCGCCCACGAGGAACGTGAGGACGAACCCGATCCCGGAGATCACCTGCAGGCCGGGGAAGAACTTGATCCGCAGCCAGATGGCGTCCCAGTTCTTGTCGTAGTAGTTGCGCGAGACGTCCTCGACGCGGTCGGACTCGAACGCTTCGGTGTTCGAGGATTTGATGACGTTGATCCCGCCGAGGTTGTTCTCGAGTCGCGAGTTGACCTTGCCGACCGACGAGCGGACGGCGGCGTACTTCGGCTGGATCTTCTTGACGAAGACGTAGGTGAAGATTGCGATCAGCGGCACGGGCGCAAGCGATACGAGCGCGAGCTGTGGGTTGAGCCAGAAGAGCAGGCCAGTGATCCCGACGACCATCACGATCAGTCGCGTCGCGGAGTTCATCCCCTCGTTCAGGAATCGCTCGAGCTGGTTGACGTCGTTGCTGAGCACCGACATCATCTCGCCGGTCTGTTTGTTCGCGAAAAACTCCATGTCCAGTCGCTGCATCTTGTCGTAGGTCGCGGTCCGGACGTCGTGCTGGACGCTCTGTGAGAAGGCGTTGAATCCCCAGTTGCGCAGCCAGTGGAAGATCGCTCCCAGCGTGAACGAGCCGGCGATCACGATCACGACGAACCAGAACTGCTCTAAATCGCTCGTCGGTAACCATGCCTCCGGCAGAACGACGAGCGGAACCTGTTCGGCGAACGCCGCGTCGTAGAAGATCGCGTCGATCGCGACGGCGAGCATCAGCGCGGGCAACAGATCCAGCGCACGCGCGAAGACGCTCGAGACCAATCCAACTGCCATCGAGAACCAGTATGGACGCCCGTACTCGAAGATCAGCCGTCGCATCGGACTTTCGACGTCCTCGCGCTGCTCTTCGAACGGATCGTCTTTCTCCCAGTCGACGCCGTCCATTACCTTGGCGTCCGGCTCCGCAGGTCATAAGGGTTTGCTACGAACCGAAACACGCCGGTTCTTCGCGAGCCGGTCACTCGTACTCGATTTCGACCTCGTCGCCGACCGCCATCCCCGTCTCGTTTGCGTACCCACGCGGGACCTCGAGCACGTACTGTGCCTGTCCGGTGTACTGCAGGTCTTCGCCGTCCTCGCCGGCTTCGGGAGCGCGTGCGTGTTCGATGGTCGTGATTTCGCGGTCGGCGTCGATGAAGACGATGTCGATGTCGAAGTCCATATCGCGCATAACGTACGTGCGCTCGCTCTCCCTGTCGTGAACGAACAGCATTCCCTCGCCGTCCTCGAGGGAGTCGTGGTCGCTCAACCCGGTGTATCGCTCGTCCCAGGTGTCCGCGACTTCGACGTCGACGGCCGCTTTCGGCTCGTCGCTCCCGTCCTCGAGGACGTGGACTTCCGCGCGGTCTTCGCCCCAGGGCGCCGAGACGACACCACCCTGGACGAGGAAGAATCCGACGAGCAAGACCGCCGCGACGACCAGTAGCGTCTTCCAGACGCGCTCGAGGACCATACTCGGTCTGCGACGCGAGAAAGTAAAGGTTATTCGGACGGGCCGACTTGGTTCGGGTGCGGGCTCGTGGTCTAGCTGGTTATGACGCGGCCTTTACAAGGCCGAGGTCGGTGGTTCGAACCCGCCCGAGCCCATTTCTCTGGCGAACAACACCGTGAGCCAGAGAAATGTATATGAGCGGCGGTTCGAACTAGACGAGACGCGCGCAACGTAGTGAGCACGTCTCGGCGTGGTTCGAACCCGCCCGAGCCCACTTCCCCCGCTGCGAGCAAACTCGCGAGCAGCAGGTATGTGGATCGAGGGCGGGTTCTAATCAGAGAGGAGCTTGCTCCGACCGTGGTTCGAACCCGCCCGAGCCCACTCTACTCGAGCAGCCCGCAGCTTTACCGACGTCTCATCTGTAAGCGAGTCGCCTGAACCGTTTCCAACCGCTCGTAACCGCGTCACTCGAGAATCCGTCGAACGTCTCGGACGATAATCCGTCCAGAACAGCCAAAGAATCCCTCCCCCGCTTTCGACTCGAGTCCGTTGTAATGGATCACTGTCGACCCCGTATTCGCATACGGGTCGGGAGTAGTCACTGCTTGAGTCGTGCGACGTTTTCCCGGATCTGGCTGAAGAACCCGTCCCCGGATTCTGCCTGCAACGCCGAGTGCAGCCTCGAGTTCTCGGGTTCGTCTCTGATGACGACCCGGAGGTACGGCTCGAGTTGTTCGAAATTATCGGAGAGCACGACGGTGTGGTTCTCCTCGTTGTGGTCGACGACGCCCGCGTCGGCCAGTTTCGGGACGTGGCACTGGACTGATGAGACGTAAACGCTTTTGTACTCGTTTTTCGCGACGTCGTCCGGTTCGACGTCGTGTTCCCAGCCGGCGATCTGTTCGGCGAGCGTGGATAGCTCTATCGGGTCCTCTCGGCCCCGCAGCGCGTAGAGGAGGTATCGCCGACGCCGGTTGGCGAGTAACTCGAGGATGGTGTCGGCCGAGAGTTTTTCCTCCGTTTGACTCGAGGTAAGGGATTCCATAACACAAGGTTACTTCCCGGAGCGGAAAAGCGTGACTTGAATATCCGTATATCCAACAGGCAGCCGTTAACGCGTGGAGGTACGATGCGTATCCGGTGCATACTTCGCCGTTTCTCGCCCGATTGGGCCGCAAACTCGATGAAACGGACGATCGCCGTCACGTCGTTCGATCCTCGTCGCAATTCGAAATCCTTTTTTATACGATGGACGGAGTGAGAGGTAAGCCGCCTTAGCTCAGACTGGGAGAGCACTCGACTGAAGATCGAGCTGTCCCCGGTTCAAATCCGGGAGGCGGCATCCGGATTCTACACGACTTCCATTCGAGAAGCTTGCCCGCTCGAGTGAAGATCGAGCTGTCCCCGTTCCCGCGAGCGAAGCGAGCGGGAAGTCGAAAGACGAGCGCAGCGAGTCTTTCGGAAGTTCAAATCCGGGAGGCGGCATTTTCCTGCGAACGAAGTGAGCAGTGAAAATGCTCCCGAGCGGATTTGTAATCCTGAAAGTCACGCGCAACGAGCGTAGCGAGTGAGCATGTCTTTCTTCGGTTCAAATCCGGGAGGCGGCACTTCTCACCGCGAACAACTCCGTGAGCGGTAAGAATGCGATCCGAGAGGCGGCATTGCATTGTTTCTATCCCGGTGAAAACGACTTCCGGGAGCGCGAATAGAATCCCTCCGCGCGGCGTTCAGAGAATCGATCGGAGACGTTTGGACGGGTTTGTGAAAACGTCCTTTATATGGGGAATTGATCCTTAGACCGTGATGATCGCGAAAAAACTACTCACGGCGTTCGTCGTGATGCTGCTGGTAACGGCCGCTATCTCCCCCGCCGCCGCAGCGAGCGGTGGTGAAGGAGAAGTCTCGGAATCGATCACCGTAACGATCGAAACCGATGAAGAGGAAACCCTCGTGACGGTCGAACGCGCTGGCTCGGCTGCAGCGGGCGCCGACGTGACGGTATCGCCGCTCGGCACCGAGACGAACGCCGAGGGAAGCTACGAAACCGACGCGAACGGGACGGTTTCGATCCCGACGCCCGACGCAGACGCGACCGTGGCCCTCGAGATCGAGACAGAGAACGTATCCGCGACCGGAACGGTGACGCTTCAGGCATACGACGGCCAGGAGCGGACGATCACCGTCGAACTCGAGGGCGACGCAGCGGTCTCGAGCGAAGTCGAGTCGGGTGAAGACCGTGAAAGCGAGAGCGACGAAGCTGATGACGAGACCCACGCCGACAACGAGGATGCCGCCGACGAAGCGGACGACGAGACCGACGAGGAGCGTGGTGTCTGGCTGACGGGACTGTTCTCTTCGGCGCTCGAGTTAGCCGCCGAGACGCCGGTCGTCGACGCCGAAACTGCTTCCGAGATCGGAGGCGAGTTCGCGTCGGGAGCAAACGACGATGGTGACGATACCGAGTCCGACCGAGACGAGGGGTCTGCTTCGATCGAGGCGGACGCGAACCTCGACTCGAACGCGAGCGTCGAGAACACGACTGAGGTCGGCGTCGAGAGCGAAACCGAAGCCGGTGTGTCCATTACGGGCGACGAATCCGATAGCGACGAGACGTCGAACGACTCGTCGGCCTCGGTCGAGGCGAACGCAAGCGTCGAGTCGAGTACCAGCGTCGAGGACTCGACCGAGACCACTGTCGAGAGCGAAACTGACGGCGAGATCGCTGTCGGTGGGTCGGACGGAGACGACGATACCCAAGGCTAACGTAGTCCAAAGCAGGGCGGAACTGTTCGGACGATAGTACTCGTCCGGTGCGCTTCGATCGCGTCCCCGCTACCGCTCCGCCGGCGATCGGCAGTTCAAAACACATTTGATCGAAGACGTGGTAATTCTCCGGTAAGCGACTTACAATCTTATGGACGCGTCGAGTCCGGTCGTCGTGTTGCTGCTACTGGCAGTCGCGGGACTCGTAGTAGCCGCGCCGGCGAGTGCGGCAGGAACGAGCGGAGATGGTGTGGTTTTCGATAGTGCGGACGGGGACGTAACGACTCTCGCGTCTACGGAAACGTTCGACGACGAGACGTCGGCCGACGTCGAAGACGATACGGTTTCGGATTCCGAGGACTCCGACGATACGGTCGCCGATTCCAACGACTCCAACGACGTGCTCGAGGATTTGGACGGTGACTCGGCAGACACCTCCGAGGACGACACCGACGCCGAGGACGATTTGTTCGAGGACACCGAGACGCTCGACGACGTCGACGAGACGATCGAAGAGTCGGACGAGGTCGTCGACGACGTGAACGAAACGGCAGGTAACGCGACTCCTTCGGAGATCATCGCCGAGACGGGCGTAATCGTCGGAGCGAACGGGACGGTACTCGATGCGGACCTCGAGGCTGACACCGAAGCGCCGACGAACGAGTCGGACGGCGAGACGGCAAGCGACGACTCGACTGACGACGACTCGGGCGAACCGGCGGCCAACGGGGAGTCGAACGCCGACGATGACGGTGACCTCACCGGCTCGATTCCTGGTGGAGCCGCGGGTGCAGGTGTCGCGGCCGGCGCGAGTGGACTCGCACTGCTTGCGCGCCGGTTCGGAACCGC from Natronobacterium texcoconense encodes:
- a CDS encoding DUF5790 family protein, whose translation is MSQATLGDDDELFGEAANEMREDVEASLEEAWAALPAADDVWETDADNVLGVLNGLNSALDAGNAEDHLRDAKKWFTMGKRADAFEDADDLEAEIADLEDAIEDIAAAGEQVGELTSTIPALRGTLEEAGPDENADESDDEE
- a CDS encoding creatininase family protein: MHLTDATWTDVRDCETDLAVVPVGSTEQHGPHAPLGTDVLTAEAIADAGCERIDREVVRAPAIPIGVAEEHRQFPGTMWVSADTFRSYVRESVGSLASHGFERVVLVNGHGGNVDALREVGARLTRDGDAYAVPFTWFDAVGDHSSDMGHGGPLETALARHIVPDLVREDRIDEASEGAADGWGEWVSYANLAYDSAEFSDNGVVGDPRQGDADRGEELLELASAALAKLLEAVAERDVSRPEVK
- a CDS encoding ABC transporter ATP-binding protein yields the protein MDGVDWEKDDPFEEQREDVESPMRRLIFEYGRPYWFSMAVGLVSSVFARALDLLPALMLAVAIDAIFYDAAFAEQVPLVVLPEAWLPTSDLEQFWFVVIVIAGSFTLGAIFHWLRNWGFNAFSQSVQHDVRTATYDKMQRLDMEFFANKQTGEMMSVLSNDVNQLERFLNEGMNSATRLIVMVVGITGLLFWLNPQLALVSLAPVPLIAIFTYVFVKKIQPKYAAVRSSVGKVNSRLENNLGGINVIKSSNTEAFESDRVEDVSRNYYDKNWDAIWLRIKFFPGLQVISGIGFVLTFLVGGYWVFMESAPGPFTGTLETGVFVAFIMYTQQLVWPMAQFGQVINMYQRAEASSERIFGLMDEEGRIERDEEANELEVYDGRVEYENVDFGYDESERIIDDISFEADGGDTVALVGPTGAGKSTVLKLLLRLYDVDEGEILIDGQDVRDVSLSSLRRSMGYVGQDTFLFYGTVEENITYGTFDADREEVVEAAKMAEAHDFIQNLPDGYDTEVGERGVKLSGGQRQRISIARAILKDPDILVLDEATSDVDTETEMLIQRSIDELAEDRTTFAIAHRLSTIKDADTILVLEGGEIVERGTHEELLENEGLYSHLWGVQAGEIDELPQEFIERAQRRQARTEIDVDAGDDD
- a CDS encoding DUF5789 family protein yields the protein MTDDSRELGVEFGDLGDDLEDVEYPISQDDLLDEHGDREIDFGEETMNLEELIGPLNEDEYASYDEVQQAIMNMVGDEAIGRKNYSDRTPPAIGEDRQDEGAPDQEGQREQESF
- a CDS encoding DUF192 domain-containing protein yields the protein MVLERVWKTLLVVAAVLLVGFFLVQGGVVSAPWGEDRAEVHVLEDGSDEPKAAVDVEVADTWDERYTGLSDHDSLEDGEGMLFVHDRESERTYVMRDMDFDIDIVFIDADREITTIEHARAPEAGEDGEDLQYTGQAQYVLEVPRGYANETGMAVGDEVEIEYE
- a CDS encoding DUF7344 domain-containing protein, translating into MESLTSSQTEEKLSADTILELLANRRRRYLLYALRGREDPIELSTLAEQIAGWEHDVEPDDVAKNEYKSVYVSSVQCHVPKLADAGVVDHNEENHTVVLSDNFEQLEPYLRVVIRDEPENSRLHSALQAESGDGFFSQIRENVARLKQ